One Natronomonas moolapensis 8.8.11 genomic region harbors:
- a CDS encoding sulfatase, with product MPDPTDEPNVLLVVLDSVRARNCSLYGYERETTPFLRSFADRATVYTQARAPSNWSLPSHVSLFTGLETHEHRVTVHDRLRPGNTVFDALEDGGYETGLFTENGFVAAHDVGLNEAFGTVRTVPEAYDDRYDTTSSNPGPDGFYYVDAFVSWLDDRDGPWAACVNLMDAHRPFEPRAEFDRWGDGRAREIQHSLPVRWEWAFHGGERSFEELDALESLYDGGIRQDDAIVQELIGTLERRGSFSETLVVICGDHGDGFGERGLLPGEPRAVSHIVPMSESLLHVPLVVSAPGQTDPRRIDRPAALTAFPEVALGRVDRSCGFAADTVYATKQPVTGELRERFERACDRVEPYTATSRAVYVADPERPGSVEKWYRWGLTATACRIPEAGAVELGPAIDPGAVDTAFGPKAPDSTGGPATLDADEIREPIEGDGVSEATREQLSALGYY from the coding sequence ATGCCCGATCCGACTGACGAGCCGAACGTCCTCCTGGTCGTCCTCGACTCCGTGCGAGCGCGGAACTGTTCGCTGTACGGCTACGAGCGGGAGACGACGCCGTTTCTTCGGTCCTTCGCCGACCGCGCGACCGTCTACACCCAGGCGCGGGCGCCCTCGAACTGGAGTCTGCCGAGCCACGTGAGTCTCTTCACCGGCCTCGAAACGCACGAACACCGCGTCACTGTCCACGACCGGCTCCGCCCGGGCAACACGGTATTCGACGCACTCGAGGACGGCGGGTACGAGACGGGGCTGTTCACCGAAAACGGGTTCGTCGCCGCCCACGACGTCGGTCTGAACGAGGCGTTCGGGACGGTTCGGACGGTCCCCGAGGCGTACGACGACCGCTACGACACGACGTCATCGAATCCCGGCCCGGACGGCTTCTACTACGTCGACGCGTTCGTCTCGTGGCTCGACGACCGGGACGGTCCCTGGGCCGCCTGCGTGAACCTCATGGACGCCCACCGGCCCTTCGAACCACGCGCGGAGTTCGACCGATGGGGCGACGGTCGAGCGCGCGAGATACAGCACTCTTTGCCGGTTCGCTGGGAGTGGGCGTTTCACGGCGGCGAGCGTTCCTTCGAGGAGCTCGATGCGCTCGAATCGCTGTACGACGGCGGGATCAGACAAGACGACGCGATCGTCCAGGAGCTCATCGGGACGCTCGAGCGACGGGGATCGTTCTCGGAGACACTCGTCGTGATCTGTGGCGATCACGGCGATGGGTTCGGCGAACGCGGTCTCCTCCCGGGCGAACCGCGGGCGGTATCGCATATTGTGCCGATGAGCGAATCGCTGTTGCACGTTCCACTCGTCGTCAGTGCACCCGGGCAGACCGATCCGCGCCGGATCGATCGGCCCGCCGCGCTGACGGCGTTCCCGGAGGTCGCACTCGGGCGAGTCGACCGCTCGTGTGGGTTCGCGGCGGACACCGTCTACGCGACGAAACAGCCCGTCACGGGCGAGCTTCGCGAACGGTTCGAGCGTGCCTGCGACCGGGTCGAACCCTACACCGCAACGAGCCGCGCGGTGTACGTTGCGGACCCCGAACGCCCCGGCAGCGTCGAGAAGTGGTACCGATGGGGGCTAACGGCGACCGCCTGCCGGATTCCGGAAGCGGGCGCCGTCGAGTTGGGGCCGGCGATCGACCCCGGCGCCGTCGACACTGCTTTCGGGCCGAAGGCGCCCGATTCGACCGGCGGCCCGGCTACTCTCGACGCCGACGAGATCCGAGAGCCGATCGAGGGGGACGGTGTCTCCGAGGCGACGCGCGAACAGCTGTCGGCGCTCGGATACTACTGA
- a CDS encoding dihydrofolate reductase, translating into MEIVSVAAVAENGVIGRDGELPWESIPVDKRQYRERVADGPVILGRRTFESMREDLPGRAQVVLSRTERSYNVATARHAADVDAALEVAASLGYPSVYVLGGGEVYELLQPHVDRMALSRVHGSYDGDSHYPEWDADEWELERETPYDRFTLEEWRRIGR; encoded by the coding sequence ATGGAGATAGTGTCGGTCGCCGCGGTCGCCGAAAACGGCGTGATCGGCCGCGACGGCGAACTCCCCTGGGAGTCGATCCCCGTGGACAAACGACAGTACCGCGAACGGGTCGCCGACGGGCCGGTGATCCTCGGCCGGCGAACGTTCGAGTCGATGCGAGAGGACCTACCGGGGCGGGCACAGGTCGTCTTGAGCCGAACGGAGCGGTCCTACAACGTCGCCACCGCCCGCCACGCCGCCGACGTCGATGCGGCGCTGGAAGTCGCTGCGTCGCTCGGCTACCCGAGCGTCTACGTCCTCGGCGGGGGCGAGGTGTACGAGTTGCTTCAACCCCACGTCGACCGAATGGCGCTGAGCCGTGTCCACGGCAGCTACGACGGCGACAGCCACTACCCGGAGTGGGACGCCGACGAGTGGGAACTCGAGCGCGAGACGCCGTACGATCGGTTCACGTTGGAGGAGTGGCGGCGGATCGGGCGATGA
- a CDS encoding class I SAM-dependent methyltransferase, whose amino-acid sequence MSVRAEFDAWAADGRDRGMERRHWHTAKHALARMPVEAGETVLDLGCGSGYAGRALREATDAARVYGLDGAPEMVRNARSYTDDPAVGYVLGDFDSLPFVDDSVDHAFSMEAFYYAPDPHSTLCELRRVLRPGGTFYCAVNYFEENVHTHGWQENISIEMTRWDYGEYREAFREAGFHVAEQDTIPDRETEIPPESEFPTDEWERRTDMIERYREYGTLLTVGVVP is encoded by the coding sequence ATGAGCGTTCGTGCGGAGTTCGACGCGTGGGCGGCCGACGGCCGCGACCGCGGGATGGAACGGCGACACTGGCACACAGCGAAGCACGCCCTCGCGCGGATGCCCGTCGAGGCGGGCGAGACGGTCCTCGATCTGGGCTGTGGCAGCGGCTACGCCGGCCGGGCGCTCCGGGAAGCGACGGATGCCGCCCGCGTTTACGGCCTCGACGGCGCGCCCGAGATGGTGCGCAACGCCCGGAGCTACACCGACGACCCGGCGGTGGGCTACGTCCTCGGCGACTTCGACTCGCTACCCTTCGTCGACGACAGCGTCGACCACGCGTTCTCGATGGAGGCGTTCTACTACGCGCCCGATCCTCACAGCACGCTGTGTGAACTCCGGCGCGTCCTCCGGCCCGGCGGCACGTTCTACTGTGCCGTCAACTACTTCGAGGAGAACGTCCACACCCACGGGTGGCAGGAGAACATCTCGATCGAAATGACGCGGTGGGACTACGGGGAGTACCGCGAGGCGTTCCGCGAGGCCGGCTTCCACGTCGCCGAACAGGACACGATCCCCGACCGCGAGACGGAGATCCCCCCGGAAAGCGAGTTCCCGACGGACGAGTGGGAGCGCCGGACGGACATGATCGAACGTTACCGCGAGTACGGGACGCTTCTGACGGTCGGTGTGGTCCCGTAG
- a CDS encoding IS630-like element ISNamo14 family transposase (programmed frameshift), with protein sequence MDYLEKITVDELQEILAEVDEKKPVQRILAGIAYKDGVEQQTIAERHDVHPNTVRNWLIRLERLDSEPFESVVYDDPRPGQSRELDEADHDQFIEALHDSPKEVGLDARAWTVPLAQQYLEDEFDIEYCRRHIRRLMSEAGLSWKTARPEYVKADERAQDAFRKGFKKKTDDLDDDYTIIAIDQTRQEITTDLVHAWFPEKTRPTLPVSGAWESLKLLGGVTASGDTFFLKCEDNFTADITTRLLDALQTEFGEKICVVLDNAPYFAANDVHDYVEDTPIELCHLPRGSPELNPAEGCWQKLNQRLGNQLFEELDELREAVFDALASIDPPNIYNYLCP encoded by the exons ATGGACTACTTGGAGAAGATCACTGTTGACGAACTCCAAGAGATTTTAGCCGAAGTTGATGAAAAGAAACCAGTTCAGAGAATTCTTGCCGGTATCGCCTACAAGGACGGTGTCGAGCAGCAGACAATTGCGGAGCGGCATGATGTCCATCCAAACACGGTTCGTAACTGGCTGATCCGACTCGAACGGCTCGACTCAGAGCCGTTCGAGTCGGTCGTCTACGATGATCCTCGCCCCGGCCAATCACGCGAACTTGACGAAGCTGACCACGACCAATTCATCGAAGCTCTCCACGATTCTCCCAAAGAAGTTGGACTTGATGCGCGTGCGTGGACGGTTCCGCTAGCCCAGCAGTATCTTGAAGATGAGTTCGATATTGAGTACTGCCGCCGTCATATCCGGCGATTGATGTCCGAGGCCGGGCTGTCCTGGAAGACAGCCCGGCCAGAGTACGTCAAAGCTGATGAACGAGCTCAGGATGCGTTCCGCAAAGGCTTCA AAAAAAAGACGGACGATCTGGACGACGACTACACAATCATAGCAATCGACCAGACACGCCAAGAGATCACGACGGATCTTGTCCACGCGTGGTTTCCAGAAAAAACGCGCCCGACACTCCCGGTGTCGGGCGCGTGGGAGAGTCTCAAACTGCTGGGCGGTGTCACCGCCAGCGGTGACACCTTCTTTCTGAAGTGTGAAGACAACTTTACCGCTGACATCACGACGCGGTTACTGGACGCACTCCAGACCGAGTTCGGCGAGAAAATCTGTGTTGTCCTGGACAATGCCCCGTATTTCGCGGCGAACGATGTCCACGACTACGTTGAAGACACACCGATCGAACTGTGCCACCTTCCGCGGGGTTCACCGGAGCTGAACCCCGCGGAAGGGTGCTGGCAGAAACTCAATCAGCGGCTTGGTAACCAACTTTTCGAAGAACTTGATGAACTGAGAGAAGCCGTCTTCGATGCGCTTGCGTCTATAGACCCACCAAACATCTATAATTATCTCTGTCCGTGA